A region of the Streptococcus oralis Uo5 genome:
CTTGACCATCGTGCCGTCTTGGACGGACTATGAGGCGACTGCGGGAGAAAAGATTATCAAGCTGGACCCTGGTATGGCCTTTGGGACTGGAACACACCCTACGACCAAGATGAGTCTTTTTGCCTTGGAGCAGGTCCTTCGTGGTGGCGAAATAGTGCTAGATGTAGGGACCGGTTCAGGGGTTCTTTCTATTGCAAGCTCACTCCTAGGTGCCAAGGAAATTTTCGCCTATGACCTGGATGATGTGGCGGTTCGGGTGGCTCAAGAAAATATTGAGCTCAACACTGGCATGGAAAACATCCACGTTGCTGCTGGAGATTTGCTCAAGGGTGTGGAGATTGAAGCAGATGTCATTGTGGCCAATATCTTGGCGGATATTCTCATTCATCTGACAGACGATGCTTATCGTTTGGTCAAGGACGAAGGCTACCTGATCATGAGTGGGATTATAAAGGACAAGTGGGACATGGTGCGCGAGTCAGCTGAGTCAGCTGGATTTTTCCTTGAAACCCACATGATTCAAGGGGAATGGAATGCCTGTGTCTTTAAGAAGACCAAGGATATTTCTGGTGTGATTGGAGGCTAGCATGCAGCAGTATTTTGTCAAAGGCAGTGCTACATCACCTATCACCATTGAGGACAAGGAAACCAGCAAGCATATGTTTCAGGTTATGCGCTTGAAAGAAGATGATGAGGTGACCTTGGTCTTTGAGGATGGTATCAAGCGTTTGGCGCGCGTGTTGGATGTGGAAAATCGTCAGTTTGAATTGGTTGAAGAATTAGCTGACAATGTGGAACTGC
Encoded here:
- the prmA gene encoding 50S ribosomal protein L11 methyltransferase — its product is METWQELKVTVKREGEELVSNLLIELGAQGVAIEDSMDYVGNVDRFGEIFPEVEQQEEIVVTAYYPDTVDVAVVEADLQARLLELTDFMDLGEVKIGTTALAEEDWADNWKKYYEPARITHDLTIVPSWTDYEATAGEKIIKLDPGMAFGTGTHPTTKMSLFALEQVLRGGEIVLDVGTGSGVLSIASSLLGAKEIFAYDLDDVAVRVAQENIELNTGMENIHVAAGDLLKGVEIEADVIVANILADILIHLTDDAYRLVKDEGYLIMSGIIKDKWDMVRESAESAGFFLETHMIQGEWNACVFKKTKDISGVIGG